The following are encoded together in the Flavihumibacter fluvii genome:
- a CDS encoding SDR family oxidoreductase produces the protein MRLENKVIIVTGSTTGIGKAIALRCAQEGARIVLHGLEEEWGLEVLDILGPEKAVLHIEDISAEGAAERLVTVAITKFGQLDAVVNNAALVASSNIQTTDTKYFERILAINTIAPFNLIKSALPYLEMQHGAVLNIGSVNAYSGEPNLLAYSVSKGALMTLTRNLGDTLFRENGVRVNQINPGWVLTETEIRRKKEHGLADDWYAELPSVYAPAGRILKPAEIAAAAVYWLADESGPVSGQVVDLEQYPFIGRNPPKDSSTIQTKNNQ, from the coding sequence ATGCGCCTGGAAAATAAAGTGATAATTGTAACCGGCAGTACAACAGGCATCGGAAAAGCCATTGCACTGCGTTGTGCGCAGGAAGGGGCACGGATCGTATTACATGGTTTGGAAGAAGAATGGGGACTGGAGGTGCTTGATATTCTGGGACCAGAAAAAGCGGTACTGCATATTGAAGATATCAGTGCTGAAGGGGCCGCTGAAAGACTGGTAACCGTAGCCATCACCAAATTCGGGCAACTGGATGCTGTAGTAAACAATGCTGCACTTGTTGCTTCATCCAATATCCAAACGACGGATACAAAATATTTTGAACGGATCCTGGCCATTAATACCATTGCCCCGTTCAACCTCATAAAATCTGCATTACCGTACCTGGAAATGCAGCACGGTGCGGTATTGAATATCGGTTCCGTAAATGCTTACAGTGGTGAACCCAACCTGTTGGCATATAGTGTTTCGAAAGGTGCACTGATGACACTCACCAGGAACCTTGGCGATACCTTGTTCCGTGAAAATGGTGTAAGGGTCAATCAAATCAATCCGGGCTGGGTATTGACTGAAACCGAAATAAGGAGAAAAAAGGAACATGGCCTTGCTGACGACTGGTATGCTGAGTTGCCTTCGGTGTATGCCCCTGCCGGAAGGATCCTTAAACCGGCTGAAATAGCTGCTGCTGCCGTGTATTGGCTGGCGGATGAAAGTGGCCCGGTCAGCGGCCAGGTCGTGGACCTGGAGCAATATCCGTTCATCGGCCGGAACCCACCGAAAGATTCCTCTACGATTCAAACAAAAAATAACCAATAG
- a CDS encoding sugar phosphate isomerase/epimerase family protein, producing MPKLAVFPKAFMQALCKDGTMQVEEWIELAVKLDVDGLEWYAGFLQMADQKNWSRFRSMVEDHGKTIPMMCCSPDFTHPEKSFRENEIAKEKNWIDMTYALGGSYCRVLSGQRRPELSMEEGVKLAADCIYACLPYAQERNITLILENHYKDDFWEYPEFAQKADVFCKLVEAVQHPNFGVNYDPSNTYLAGEDPLELLSRVANRVVTMHASDRYLKEGTIEDLRREEGGAAGYAKRLSHGEIGKGLNDYDAIFTILKKVGFDSWISIEDGVDGMEQLERSVAFLRKKIPVYWP from the coding sequence ATGCCAAAACTGGCCGTATTTCCCAAAGCATTCATGCAGGCATTGTGCAAAGATGGCACCATGCAGGTAGAAGAATGGATAGAACTCGCTGTAAAATTAGATGTTGATGGACTCGAATGGTATGCCGGGTTTTTACAAATGGCCGACCAGAAAAACTGGAGCCGCTTTCGCAGCATGGTTGAAGACCACGGCAAGACCATTCCCATGATGTGCTGCTCTCCTGATTTTACGCATCCGGAAAAATCCTTCCGCGAAAATGAAATCGCGAAAGAGAAAAACTGGATCGATATGACCTATGCATTAGGTGGCAGTTATTGCCGGGTCTTATCCGGACAAAGACGCCCCGAATTAAGTATGGAAGAAGGTGTGAAACTGGCAGCAGATTGTATTTATGCCTGCCTGCCTTATGCCCAGGAAAGAAATATCACACTTATCCTGGAGAACCACTATAAGGATGATTTTTGGGAATACCCCGAATTTGCCCAAAAAGCAGATGTGTTCTGTAAGTTGGTGGAAGCCGTACAACATCCCAATTTCGGCGTGAATTATGATCCCAGCAATACTTACCTCGCAGGTGAGGATCCGCTGGAATTATTGTCGCGCGTGGCCAACCGCGTGGTCACCATGCATGCCAGCGACCGTTACCTGAAAGAAGGCACCATTGAAGACCTGCGCAGGGAAGAAGGTGGTGCTGCAGGTTATGCCAAACGCCTGAGCCATGGTGAAATCGGCAAGGGATTAAATGATTATGATGCCATATTTACAATCCTGAAGAAAGTAGGTTTTGATAGCTGGATATCCATCGAAGATGGGGTAGATGGCATGGAGCAACTGGAAAGAAGTGTTGCCTTCCTGAGAAAAAAGATACCTGTGTATTGGCCTTAA
- a CDS encoding YhcH/YjgK/YiaL family protein, which translates to MKSIRNILLLVLISFAAMAQPSEKPVSKKAIKKWVKKKEWGNGLSLNLHATVNTEAFYTAYHKNPELWDAALGFLAAQNLQELAPGKYPIVGEDVFASVTEAPSHKPEEVKWESHRKYIDLQYIIKGKEIIGIADASKATVTKPYSPDVINYTADGNYFTTEPNTFFLFFPNDAHRPTIKAEGYDVVKKIVIKIKS; encoded by the coding sequence ATGAAATCAATTCGCAATATTTTACTGCTGGTGTTGATCAGCTTTGCTGCGATGGCCCAGCCTTCAGAAAAGCCGGTTTCTAAAAAGGCCATCAAAAAATGGGTCAAAAAAAAGGAATGGGGAAACGGACTCAGCCTTAACCTGCATGCTACCGTTAATACCGAAGCATTTTATACAGCCTACCATAAGAACCCGGAATTATGGGATGCCGCTTTAGGTTTTCTGGCCGCACAAAACCTGCAGGAGCTGGCGCCCGGAAAATATCCCATTGTTGGGGAGGATGTATTTGCTTCAGTAACAGAAGCCCCCTCACACAAACCGGAGGAGGTGAAATGGGAATCGCACCGGAAATATATTGACCTGCAGTATATCATCAAAGGCAAAGAGATCATTGGCATTGCTGATGCTTCTAAGGCAACGGTAACCAAACCTTATAGTCCGGATGTAATCAATTATACAGCAGACGGAAATTATTTTACGACTGAACCCAATACCTTCTTTTTATTTTTTCCCAATGACGCGCATCGCCCAACCATTAAAGCGGAAGGCTATGATGTGGTCAAGAAGATAGTGATCAAAATAAAATCATGA